Proteins found in one Oncorhynchus tshawytscha isolate Ot180627B unplaced genomic scaffold, Otsh_v2.0 Un_scaffold_4_pilon_pilon, whole genome shotgun sequence genomic segment:
- the LOC121846195 gene encoding extensin-like yields the protein MYWVRSGRPPTGSDSTTHCFSQYPHSPPHRSSQSPHSPPYRFSQSPTAHHTTPHSPPQHTTPLLTVPHSPPHRSSQSPHSPHSGPTAHHTAPHSPPQPTTPLLSVPPQPTTPLLTVPHSPPHHSSQSPTAHPPLLLTVPHSPPHCSSSPPQSPSPPAHHTAPHSPPQPTTLLLTVPHSPPHCSSQSPTAHHTAPHSPPQPTTLLLTVPHSPPHCSSQSPTAHHTAPHSPPQPTTPLLTVPHSPPHPSSQSSHRPPHRSSQSPPAHHTAPHSPLTALTVVPQPTTPLITAPTAHHTAPHSPHSLPHHSSQSPTALTVVPQPTTPLLIVPHSPPHHSSQSPTAHHTAPHSPPQPTTLLLTVPHSPPHCSSQSPTAHHTTPHSPPQPTTPLLTVPHSPPHRSSQSPTALTVVPQPTTPLLTVPHSPPHCSSQSPTAHHTAPHSPPQPTTPLLTVPPQPTTPLFPVPHSPHSGPTAHHTAPHSPPQPTTLLLTVPPQSTTPLLTVPFIPQPTTPLLTVVPQPTTPLLTVVPQPTTPLLTVIPQPTTPLLTVVPQPTTPLLTVVPQPTTPLLTVPHSPPHRSSQSPTAHHTPPHSRPTGHHTTPHSPPQPTTPLLTVPHSPPHRSSQSPTAHHTAPHSRPTAHHTAPHSPHSPL from the exons ATGTATTGGGTGAGGAGTGGAAGGCCTCCCACAGGTTCTGACAGCACCACACACTGCTTCTCACAGTACCCCCACAGCCCACCACACCGCTCCTCACAGTCCCCCCACAGCCCACCATACCGCTTCTCACAGTCCCCCACAGCCCACCACACCACTCCTCATAGTCCCCCACAGCACACCACACCGCTCCTCACAGTCCCCCACAGCCCACCACACCGCTCCTCACAGTCCCCCCACAGCCCTCACAGTGGTCCCACAGCCCACCACACTGCTCCTCACAGTCCCCCACAGCCcaccacaccactcctctcagtcCCCCCACAGCCCACCACACCACTCCTCACAGTCCCCCACAGCCCACCACACCACTCCTCACAGTCCCCCACAGCCCACCCACCACTGCTCCTCACAGTCCCCCACAGCCCACCACACTGCTCCTCCAGTCCCCCAcagtcccccagtcccccagcccaccACACTGCTCCTCACAGTCCCCCACAGCCCACCACACTGCTCCTCACAGTCCCCCACAGCCCACCACACTGCTCCTCACAGTCCCCCACAGCCCACCACACTGCTCCTCACAGTCCCCCACAGCCCACCACACTGCTCCTCACAGTCCCCCACAGCCCACCACACTGCTCCTCACAGTCCCCCACAGCCCACCACACTGCTCCTCACAGTCCCCCACAGCCCACCACACCGCTCCTCACAGTCCCCCACAGCCCACCACACCCCTCCTCACAGTCGTCCCACAGGCCACCACACCGCTCCTCACAGTCCCCCCCAGCCCACCACACCGCTCCTCACAGTCCCCTCACAGCCCTCACAGTCGTCCCACAGCCCACCACACCGCTCATCACAGCCCCCACAGCCCACCACACCGCTCCTCACAGCCCCCACAGCCTACCACACCACTCCTCACAGTCCCCCACAGCCCTCACAGTGGTCCCACAGCCCACCACACCGCTCCTCATAGTCCCCCACAGCCCACCACACCACTCCTCACAGTCCCCCACAGCCCACCACACTGCTCCTCACAGTCCCCCACAGCCCACCACACTGCTCCTCACAGTCCCCCACAGCCCACCACACTGCTCCTCACAGTCCCCCACAGCCCACCACACCACTCCTCACAGTCCCCCACAGCCCACCACACCACTCCTCACAGTCCCCCACAGCCCACCACACCGCTCTTCCCAGTCCCCCACAGCCCTCACAGTGGTCCCACAGCCCACCACACCGCTCCTCACAGTCCCCCACAGCCCACCACACTGCTCCTCACAGTCCCCCACAGCCCACCACACTGCTCCTCACAGTCCCCCACAGCCCACCACACCACTCCTCACAGTCCCCCCACAGCCCACCACACCGCTCTTCCCAGTCCCCCACAGCCCTCACAGTGGTCCCACAGCCCACCACACCGCTCCTCACAGTCCCCCACAGCCCACCACACTGCTCCTCACAGTCCCCCCACAGTCCACCACACCGCTCCTCACAGTCccct TCATCCCACAGCCCACCACACCGCTCCTCACAGTCGTCCCACAGCCCACCACACCGCTCCTCACAGTCGTCCCACAACCGACCACACCGCTCCTGACAGTCATCCCACAGCCCACCACACCGCTCCTCACAGTCGTCCCACAGCCCACCACACCGCTCCTCACAGTCGTCCCACAGCCCACCACACCGCTCCTCACAGTCCCCCACAGCCCACCACACCGCTCCTCACAGTCCCCCACAGCCCACCACACCCCTCCTCACAGTCGTCCCACAGGCCACCACACCACTCCTCACAGTCCCCCACAGCCCACCACACCGCTCCTCACAGTCCCCCACAGCCCACCACACCGCTCTTCCCAGTCCCCCACAGCCCACCACACCGCTCCTCACAGTCGTCCCACAGCCCACCACACCGCTCCTCACAGTCCCCACAGCCCCCTATAA